The sequence CGCCAAAGCCGCCGCTGCCGACGCCGTGGCAAAGGCTGCCGCCGAATCCGAAAGCGCGCAGACAGCCGTGGTCACCGCAACGGCTGCCGCCAACAATGCGGCCAGCACGTTGAAGGCGGCTCAAGCCAAGGCCGATGAGGCGGCCAAGACTGGCAATATCGAACGGCCGATAGGCCCCTACAGCCTCGCCCGCACGCAAATGGCCTTCTGGATGTTCCTGACAGTGGCCGGGTTCGTGTTCATCTGGCTGACCATGGGCATCTATCTCGGGCTGATCACCAGCGGCATTCTTGTGCTCTTGGGAATCAATGCGACATCCGGAATGGCGGCCATCGGCCTCAACGATGGGAACGACGACACAAGCACCTCGAACTCGTTCTTTCTGGATATTCTAAGCGATGGCAAAGGACCCGTGCTGCATCGTATCCAGGCGGTGGCGTGGACTTGCATCCTGGGAATCCTGTTCATTTGGAACGTCGTCTGGAGCTTCACCTTCGTCAACTTCGACACCAATCTGCTGCTGCTGGTCGGTGTGGCGCAGAGCATGTACGTCGGTTTCAAATGGCAGGAAGCGCCGGCCGCGCCGCCCGATCAGAATTGATCTGTCGAAAGCATTACGGCCGGGGACTTCCCCCGGCCGGGCGGTTCGGCACGAGCATCGCCGCCCCCTACTCCGGCGACGGCACCGGCGGCTTCGAGGTCAGCGCCGTGCCGGCGGCCGCGACAACGACCGCGGCAATGCCGGCCAGCTGCGGCGGGGTCAGGCTCTCATGCAGGAACAGGAAGCCGGCCAGCGCGCCCAGTCCCGGCTCCAGGCAGGTCAGCGTGCCGTAGATGCGGGCCGGCATGCGGGTCAGCGCCACCATCTCCAGGAAGAACGGCAGCGCGCTCGAAAACAGGCCGACGAGCAGCGCGCTGACCAGGATCGACGGTGCCAGCAGCCCCGTTCCCGCCTGCGCCACGCCGAAGGGCAGCACCAGCACGGCGGCGATCGCCATACCGTAGGCGGTGGTGCGGGTGCCGAGCTCGGCACCCGCCTTCTGCGCCAGCACGATGTAGAGCGCCCAGAACCCGCCGGCCGCCAGCGCCAGCATCACCCCGATCGGATCGAGCGGCTGCAGCGAATGAATGAAGGGCGACAACAGGATGATGCCGGCCACTGCCAGCGCGATCCAGGCAAAATCGCTGGCCCGCCGCGAGGTCAGCGTCGCCACCAGCAGCGGCCCGGAAAATTCGAGCGCCACCGCGACACCGAGCGGGATCCTGGCAAGGGCTGCATAGAACAGCAGGTTGAGCGCGCCGAGCGTCACGCCATAGGCGACCAGCCACGGCAAGGTGGCGCGCGTCGGCCGCATCTGCCAGGGCCGCAGCACCGCGATCAGCATCAGCGCGCCGATGACCAGCCGCAACGTCGTTGTGCCCTGCGCGCCGATCTGTGGGAACAGCGTCTTGGCGAAGGTGGCGCCGATCTGGATCGACACCATGGCCCCCATCAGCGCCGCGACAGGCAAGGGCGCTGCTTCGCGACGGGCAATTGGCGTCGATGTCACTTGGGTTTCATCCTTCCCTGCCGGGCATCCGCGCGACCCGGCGGCATGGCTGGCAGCTATGGCCTGCCCGGGCGGGCCTGTCGTGAGGCACGGGACGACAGTCGGCT is a genomic window of Mesorhizobium huakuii containing:
- a CDS encoding EamA family transporter, yielding MTSTPIARREAAPLPVAALMGAMVSIQIGATFAKTLFPQIGAQGTTTLRLVIGALMLIAVLRPWQMRPTRATLPWLVAYGVTLGALNLLFYAALARIPLGVAVALEFSGPLLVATLTSRRASDFAWIALAVAGIILLSPFIHSLQPLDPIGVMLALAAGGFWALYIVLAQKAGAELGTRTTAYGMAIAAVLVLPFGVAQAGTGLLAPSILVSALLVGLFSSALPFFLEMVALTRMPARIYGTLTCLEPGLGALAGFLFLHESLTPPQLAGIAAVVVAAAGTALTSKPPVPSPE